A stretch of Novipirellula artificiosorum DNA encodes these proteins:
- a CDS encoding CobW family GTP-binding protein, with protein sequence MNTIPVYLLTGYLGSGKTTLLNHLLSQPELQSKRAALIINEFGSLGVDGQLLANPNDGVFELNRGSLFCACIQGDFDKTLKTIANVIQPDLVIAEATGVAQTSDLYRWLDAAAGENRFQVRANACVVDAVHFTKILPYLKAATAQVVSADAIILNKTDLVSDDHLNRLAKILKEMNPRAQQIRVSQAAVNWSFVEGLTHQTCNAAPTTSAPQELASCSIVGRRFDRDRLLAAIGQAQEKLLRLKGVIDMGGGPVLVESVFDSFSEKPAPKAASRFGITVIGWKTTAEHLSDLFSESLEPPPPRRNQETVSISLG encoded by the coding sequence ATGAACACCATCCCTGTTTATCTGTTGACCGGATACCTCGGATCCGGCAAGACGACGCTGTTGAATCATTTGTTGTCACAACCAGAGCTTCAGTCGAAACGTGCTGCACTGATCATCAACGAATTCGGTAGTCTGGGGGTCGATGGGCAACTGCTCGCGAATCCCAATGACGGCGTCTTTGAACTGAACCGCGGCAGCCTGTTTTGCGCCTGCATTCAGGGAGATTTCGACAAGACGTTGAAGACGATTGCCAACGTGATTCAACCGGACCTGGTGATCGCCGAAGCCACGGGAGTCGCACAGACCAGTGATCTTTATCGATGGCTTGACGCTGCGGCGGGCGAGAATCGATTTCAAGTGCGAGCCAATGCGTGCGTGGTGGATGCCGTTCACTTCACCAAAATCTTGCCCTATCTAAAAGCCGCAACGGCTCAGGTGGTGTCGGCGGACGCGATCATCCTCAACAAAACGGACTTGGTCTCGGACGATCATCTGAACCGTTTGGCCAAGATTTTGAAGGAGATGAATCCGCGGGCTCAGCAAATCCGCGTCAGCCAGGCTGCCGTCAACTGGTCCTTCGTCGAAGGCCTCACTCACCAAACCTGCAATGCGGCACCGACCACGTCAGCTCCCCAAGAACTGGCCAGCTGTTCGATTGTCGGTCGTAGGTTCGATCGAGATCGCTTGTTGGCTGCGATCGGACAAGCTCAAGAGAAGCTACTGCGTCTCAAAGGAGTCATCGATATGGGGGGCGGCCCCGTTTTGGTTGAATCGGTGTTTGACTCTTTCTCGGAAAAACCCGCTCCCAAAGCCGCATCGAGATTTGGAATTACGGTGATTGGATGGAAGACCACGGCCGAACACTTGAGTGACCTCTTCTCAGAGTCACTCGAACCACCACCACCAAGACGCAACCAAGAAACCGTATCGATTTCGCTTGGTTGA